One Ictalurus punctatus breed USDA103 chromosome 10, Coco_2.0, whole genome shotgun sequence genomic region harbors:
- the LOC108271010 gene encoding tropomyosin alpha-1 chain produces MDAIKKKMQMLKLDKENALDRAEQSEGDKKASEDRTKALEDDLVALQKKLKGTEDELDKYCEAVKDAQEKLEVADKKAADAEADVASLNRRIQLVEEELDRAQERLATALQKLEEAEKAADESERGMKVIENRALKDEEKMEVQEIQLKEAKNIAEDADRKYEEVARKLVIVESELERTEERAELNEGKCSELEEELKTVTNLMKSLEAQAEKYSQKEDKYEEEIKVLTDKLKEAETRAEFSERSVAKLEKTVDDLEDELYAQKLKFKAISEELDHALNDMTSI; encoded by the exons ATGGATGCCATCAAGAAGAAGATGCAGATGCTGAAGCTCGACAAGGAGAAcgccttggacagagcagagcAGTCTGAGGGAGACAAGAAGGCATCGGAGGACAGAACCAAGGCG ctggaGGATGACCTGGTCGCCTTGCAGAAGAAACTCAAAGGAACCGAGGACGAGCTGGACAAGTACTGCGAGGCCGTGAAGGATGCTCAGGAGAAACTGGAAGTGGCCGACAAGAAAGCCGCCGAT GCTGAGGCAGACGTGGCTTCCCTGAACAGACGTATCCAGCTGGTTGAGGAGGAGTTGGATCGCGCTCAGGAGCGTCTGGCCACCGCTCTGCAGAAGCTGGAGGAGGCCGAGAAGGCTGCTGATGAGAGCGAGAG agGCATGAAGGTGATTGAGAACAGGGCTCTGAAGGACGAGGAGAAGATGGAAGTGCAGGAGATCCAGCTGAAGGAGGCCAAAAACATCGCTGAGGACGCCGATCGCAAATACGAGGAG gtGGCTCGTAAGTTGGTGATCGTTGAGAGTGAGTTGGAGCGTACAGAGGAGAGAGCTGAGCTGAACGAGGG TAAATGTTCTGAACTGGAGGAGGAACTGAAGACAGTCACCAACCTCATGAAGTCCCTGGAGGCCCAGGCTGAgaag TACTCTCAGAAGGAGGACAAATATGAGGAAGAGATCAAGGTTCTGACTGACAAGCTGAAGGAG GCTGAGACTCGTGCTGAGTTCTCCGAGAGATCAGTCGCCAAGCTGGAGAAGACCGTCGATGATCTGGAGG ATGAGCTGTATGCTCAGAAACTCAAGTTCAAAGCCATCAGCGAGGAGCTCGACCACGCCCTGAATGACATGACCTCCAT ATAA